From the genome of Cytobacillus firmus, one region includes:
- a CDS encoding AAA family ATPase → MKSRLKKPSTIISIALVVTVILAAVIWTVQAGKKDVTVPFSSVEKIIASQDGKTVAVQEYKNGKLLITAPDGEYISHVPPNSEMVDNLVETYNIQYSFATTGPYTPWILGGAVLLFIAIGIYLFKSGKGGMGATNTMKQSVSKPKALPSISLEDVGGIQEEMKEEIMQTLSILKEPERSLKMGIRPPKGILLYGPPGTGKTLLAQAIAKELGATFFSTSGSGFNELFVGVGASRVRNLFQNARKHSPAVVFIDEVDALAGRRKQHGGEESEKTLTELLVQLDGGHSNDGILFIAATNRKDMLDEAFLRPGRIDFSFNVPLPDTKGRREIINIHTRNRLLAEDVMTTLGDLAESTSGFSGADLHSLFETASRRAVRNGQEIISKEDLDYALDRTILGTTTRALQDVGTKQRVAIHEAGHALVAALTKPGSVRKATIIPRGEALGYVAPIQKELHLSTTSELLDQVAMILAGGVSERMILGEHSIGVSGDVKQAKHIIEQMVDTGLLDNGFELTFNKGQKEAKMQDLFQKALERCELIIANHQPQFEKLVEALLEKETLEGSEVQEIAGELKAEMVIA, encoded by the coding sequence TTGAAATCACGTCTTAAGAAGCCTTCGACGATTATTTCTATTGCATTGGTAGTCACGGTGATTTTGGCGGCGGTTATTTGGACCGTACAAGCAGGAAAAAAGGATGTGACTGTTCCGTTCTCTTCTGTGGAAAAAATTATAGCTTCCCAGGATGGAAAGACTGTTGCAGTACAGGAATATAAAAATGGAAAGCTGCTGATCACAGCTCCTGATGGTGAGTACATCTCCCATGTTCCTCCCAACAGCGAGATGGTTGATAATTTAGTAGAAACCTATAATATACAATATTCGTTCGCAACCACAGGACCTTATACCCCATGGATTCTTGGCGGTGCAGTCCTTTTGTTCATAGCAATCGGAATTTACCTGTTTAAGTCAGGAAAAGGCGGCATGGGCGCTACAAATACTATGAAGCAAAGTGTCTCGAAGCCAAAAGCCCTTCCTTCTATTTCGCTTGAAGATGTTGGCGGAATTCAGGAAGAAATGAAAGAGGAAATTATGCAGACTCTTTCCATATTAAAAGAACCTGAGCGCTCTTTAAAAATGGGGATCAGGCCACCGAAGGGGATTCTTTTATATGGGCCTCCCGGAACGGGAAAAACCTTGCTGGCTCAGGCAATTGCCAAGGAGCTTGGAGCAACTTTCTTTTCAACAAGCGGTTCCGGGTTTAATGAATTATTCGTAGGTGTTGGTGCATCCCGTGTCAGAAACCTTTTCCAGAATGCCAGAAAGCATTCTCCTGCTGTCGTCTTTATTGACGAAGTAGATGCACTTGCTGGACGAAGAAAACAGCATGGCGGAGAAGAAAGTGAAAAAACGTTAACTGAACTGCTGGTCCAGCTGGACGGCGGACATTCCAATGATGGAATATTATTTATTGCCGCCACAAACCGGAAGGATATGCTCGACGAAGCATTCCTGCGTCCTGGACGGATTGACTTCTCCTTCAACGTTCCTCTTCCAGATACAAAGGGACGGAGAGAGATCATTAACATTCATACACGAAATAGATTACTGGCTGAAGATGTAATGACAACTCTTGGAGATCTGGCAGAAAGCACTTCCGGTTTTTCAGGTGCAGATCTTCATTCCCTATTCGAAACGGCAAGCCGCAGAGCAGTCCGAAACGGCCAGGAAATTATCTCAAAAGAAGATTTGGATTACGCTCTGGACCGTACTATTCTGGGAACCACCACACGTGCTTTACAGGATGTTGGAACGAAGCAGCGGGTTGCAATCCATGAAGCTGGCCATGCATTAGTGGCTGCTTTAACAAAACCTGGATCCGTCCGGAAAGCAACCATTATTCCGCGTGGCGAAGCGCTTGGGTATGTAGCTCCTATCCAAAAAGAACTTCATTTATCGACAACAAGTGAATTGCTGGACCAGGTCGCGATGATTCTCGCTGGCGGTGTATCAGAACGAATGATTCTTGGCGAGCACAGTATTGGGGTAAGCGGTGATGTTAAACAAGCGAAGCATATCATAGAGCAAATGGTTGATACAGGGTTACTTGATAACGGCTTCGAGCTTACTTTCAACAAAGGACAAAAAGAAGCTAAAATGCAGGATCTATTCCAAAAAGCACTAGAAAGATGCGAATTGATTATCGCCAATCATCAGCCTCAATTTGAGAAACTGGTAGAAGCCCTTCTGGAGAAAGAAACATTGGAAGGCAGTGAAGTCCAGGAGATTGCTGGAGAATTGAAGGCAGAAATGGTTATAGCATGA
- a CDS encoding lmo0937 family membrane protein: MLWTLAGILLVLWILGLIFKVAGGIIHILLVIAAIIIVVNIIRGRASGRG; the protein is encoded by the coding sequence ATGCTTTGGACATTAGCAGGTATTCTGCTTGTATTATGGATTCTTGGATTAATATTTAAAGTAGCTGGAGGCATTATTCATATTCTGCTGGTAATCGCAGCAATCATCATTGTGGTTAACATTATTAGAGGCAGAGCATCCGGCAGGGGATAG
- a CDS encoding ABC transporter substrate-binding protein, with protein MKKLIQALAAVLIVSFALLYIVSGLNSSQGYTSGNTLTIFNWGDYIDADLVDKFEQETGIKVIYETFDSNEAMMTKIEQGGTAYDIAVPSEYAIEKMKEEDLLLPVDHSKIPNLKYIDPRFMDLPFDPENEYSIPYFWGTVGILYNTDILGDKEITSWNDLWEPELKNQILLIDGAREVMGMGLNSLHYSLNDKDKDHLIEAKEKLDRLTPNIKAIVGDEIRMLMENDEAGIGVVWSGTAQELMWEKDNLEYVVPEEGSNLWFDNMVIPKTAKNPEAAHQFMNFILDPENAAQNTEYVGYSTPNKEALKYMDEETISDERFYPDEEMTARLEVYENLGRRMLAYYNELFLEFKMHKK; from the coding sequence ATGAAGAAGCTTATTCAGGCGCTCGCCGCCGTATTAATCGTTTCATTCGCCTTGTTGTACATCGTTTCCGGGCTGAATTCCTCCCAGGGCTACACAAGCGGCAATACATTGACCATTTTTAACTGGGGCGATTATATTGATGCAGACCTGGTCGATAAGTTCGAACAGGAAACAGGCATTAAAGTCATCTATGAAACATTCGATTCCAATGAAGCGATGATGACGAAAATTGAACAGGGCGGCACAGCTTATGATATTGCAGTTCCATCAGAATATGCGATAGAAAAAATGAAGGAAGAAGACCTGCTGCTGCCGGTTGATCATTCTAAAATTCCAAACCTGAAATATATTGATCCGCGTTTTATGGACCTGCCTTTTGATCCTGAAAATGAGTATTCAATTCCCTATTTCTGGGGCACTGTCGGTATTCTTTATAATACCGATATTTTGGGTGATAAAGAAATCACGAGCTGGAATGATCTGTGGGAACCTGAATTAAAAAACCAGATCCTCCTGATTGATGGGGCAAGGGAAGTAATGGGCATGGGGCTCAACAGTCTTCATTATTCTCTGAATGACAAAGATAAAGACCATTTGATCGAAGCTAAAGAAAAACTCGATCGCCTTACACCTAACATTAAAGCGATTGTGGGTGATGAAATCAGAATGCTGATGGAAAATGATGAAGCCGGCATTGGCGTGGTTTGGTCCGGCACGGCACAGGAGCTTATGTGGGAGAAGGATAATCTTGAATATGTAGTTCCGGAAGAAGGCTCCAATCTCTGGTTTGATAATATGGTCATCCCTAAGACTGCTAAAAACCCGGAAGCGGCCCACCAGTTCATGAATTTCATTCTTGACCCAGAAAATGCGGCGCAAAATACAGAATACGTCGGGTATTCAACGCCAAATAAAGAGGCGCTGAAATATATGGACGAAGAAACAATCTCTGACGAACGTTTTTATCCGGATGAAGAAATGACAGCTCGGCTGGAGGTTTATGAGAACCTGGGAAGAAGGATGCTCGCTTATTATAATGAGCTTTTCCTTGAGTTTAAAATGCATAAGAAATAG
- a CDS encoding ABC transporter permease produces the protein MKKNRKWPAVYLALIFIILYAPIFYLIFYSFNSGGTMYQFEGFTLDWYRELFADTRLLIIVLNTVIIALLSASISTIIGVAGALAIAYARKRRVKNTLLSLNNVLIVSPDVIIGASFLILFTMIGLKLGFVSVLLAHIAFSVPIVVLMVLPKIEEMSTSMIYAAMDLGASRLDVLTKVILPYITPGIFAGFFMALTYSLDDFAVTFFVTGNGFTTLSVEIYSLARRGVSLNINALSALLFLFTIILVTGYYFITKRNEKPNGMGVRQ, from the coding sequence ATGAAAAAGAACAGAAAATGGCCGGCAGTTTACTTGGCTCTTATCTTTATCATCCTGTACGCCCCGATCTTTTACTTAATATTTTATTCCTTCAACAGCGGAGGAACCATGTATCAGTTCGAAGGATTTACTTTGGATTGGTATCGGGAGCTGTTTGCGGATACCCGATTGCTCATTATTGTCCTGAACACTGTGATTATTGCTCTTTTATCTGCATCGATATCCACCATCATTGGAGTGGCCGGGGCACTTGCAATTGCTTATGCACGAAAACGCAGAGTAAAAAACACGCTGCTGTCACTGAATAATGTGCTGATTGTCAGTCCGGATGTCATTATTGGCGCGTCGTTTTTAATTCTTTTTACGATGATCGGACTTAAGCTTGGATTTGTATCTGTTTTACTGGCACACATCGCTTTCAGTGTTCCGATTGTCGTTCTGATGGTTTTGCCTAAGATTGAAGAGATGAGCACATCGATGATTTATGCTGCCATGGATCTTGGGGCCAGCAGGTTGGATGTTCTGACTAAGGTCATTCTCCCTTATATCACTCCTGGAATTTTCGCAGGCTTTTTTATGGCACTGACCTATTCTCTGGATGATTTTGCCGTCACTTTCTTTGTTACAGGCAATGGCTTTACCACTTTGTCTGTTGAGATTTATTCCCTGGCAAGAAGAGGAGTTTCACTAAATATCAATGCTTTATCCGCTTTGCTTTTCCTATTTACCATCATTCTGGTTACAGGCTATTACTTTATTACAAAGCGCAATGAGAAGCCGAATGGAATGGGGGTAAGGCAATGA
- a CDS encoding ABC transporter permease, with amino-acid sequence MRTNSRNFYLIPYVLWIALFVVTPLLLVLYYSFFDIEGAFTLENYRKFFTPVYLKMTLSSFWYAFLITLFSLLIAYPTAYLLTKTKHKQLWLLLIILPSWINLLLKAYAFLGIFGTYGAANSFLEAMGIGGRQILFTDFSFIFVSVYIFLPFMILPIFNSLDELNPTLLDASNDLGGSSWVTFKRVIFPLTLDGVKAGCQIVFIPALSLFMLTRLIAGNRVITLGTAIEQHFLVTQDWGMGSTIAVFLIIAMVLIMVLTGRRKRGIL; translated from the coding sequence ATGAGAACTAATTCCCGCAATTTTTATTTAATTCCTTATGTACTTTGGATTGCCCTCTTTGTTGTGACGCCTTTGCTTCTTGTCCTGTATTATTCGTTCTTTGATATTGAAGGGGCATTCACATTGGAGAATTATCGCAAATTCTTTACGCCTGTTTATTTAAAAATGACGCTAAGCTCCTTTTGGTATGCCTTTTTAATAACCTTATTTTCATTGCTGATCGCTTATCCGACTGCATATTTGCTTACGAAAACAAAGCATAAGCAGCTGTGGCTCTTATTGATCATCCTGCCATCCTGGATTAATCTGCTTTTGAAAGCCTATGCTTTCCTTGGCATCTTCGGAACCTATGGCGCTGCGAATAGCTTTCTGGAAGCGATGGGAATCGGCGGAAGACAAATCCTGTTTACGGATTTCAGCTTTATCTTTGTGTCGGTCTATATATTTCTTCCTTTTATGATATTGCCGATATTTAATTCTTTAGATGAATTGAATCCAACGCTTTTGGATGCTTCCAATGATTTGGGCGGTTCTTCCTGGGTAACATTCAAGCGTGTTATCTTTCCTTTGACACTGGATGGCGTGAAAGCAGGATGCCAGATTGTCTTTATCCCTGCTTTATCATTATTCATGCTGACAAGACTGATTGCAGGAAACCGTGTCATTACTCTTGGAACCGCCATTGAGCAGCACTTTCTTGTAACACAGGATTGGGGAATGGGCTCTACCATTGCCGTCTTCCTGATTATTGCCATGGTACTTATTATGGTGCTGACAGGCAGAAGAAAGCGGGGGATCCTATAA
- a CDS encoding ABC transporter ATP-binding protein, which produces MTDNTIIRFNSVTKRYDNDPPVLKNVSFEIERGKFYTLLGPSGCGKTTILRLIAGFTEPTEGDIYFNGKVINHVPANKRQVNTVFQDYALFPHLNVYENIAFGLKIKKMKKAEIEKKVKEALKFVNLEGYENREIKEMSGGQRQRVAIARAIVNEPEVILLDEPLSALDLKLRTEMQYELRELQRNLGITFIFVTHDQEEALAMSDEIFVLNSGSIEQSGTPTDIYDEPINRFVADFIGESNIVAGTMIKDYQVQFAGRLFECVDGGFEPNEEIEIVIRPEDLAITAPDDGKLKVKVDSQLFRGVHYEISCYDSDGNEWLVHSTKKATVGDQIGLHFDPEAIHVMRHGETEEEFDKRLEAYEEGSHEN; this is translated from the coding sequence ATGACAGATAACACCATTATCCGTTTTAATTCGGTGACAAAAAGATATGATAATGATCCGCCAGTTTTAAAAAATGTCAGCTTTGAAATTGAACGCGGGAAGTTCTATACCCTGTTAGGTCCATCGGGCTGCGGGAAAACGACGATCTTGCGGCTGATTGCCGGCTTTACTGAACCTACTGAAGGGGATATCTATTTTAATGGAAAAGTCATTAATCATGTTCCCGCCAACAAAAGGCAAGTAAACACGGTTTTTCAGGACTATGCCCTGTTTCCGCATCTGAATGTATATGAAAACATAGCATTCGGCTTAAAAATCAAAAAAATGAAGAAAGCGGAGATTGAGAAAAAAGTAAAAGAAGCGCTGAAGTTTGTAAACCTTGAAGGCTATGAAAACCGGGAAATTAAAGAAATGTCAGGAGGGCAGCGCCAGCGTGTTGCCATCGCAAGGGCTATTGTCAATGAGCCTGAGGTAATTCTCCTGGATGAGCCCCTATCCGCACTTGACCTGAAGCTGCGGACCGAAATGCAGTATGAACTTAGGGAGCTGCAGAGGAATCTTGGCATCACGTTTATTTTTGTCACACATGACCAGGAGGAAGCACTTGCCATGTCAGATGAAATCTTCGTGCTTAACAGCGGAAGCATTGAGCAGAGCGGTACTCCTACTGATATTTATGACGAGCCGATCAATCGCTTTGTAGCAGATTTTATTGGTGAATCCAATATTGTTGCCGGAACAATGATCAAGGATTATCAGGTCCAGTTTGCCGGAAGGTTATTTGAGTGTGTTGACGGAGGCTTTGAGCCCAATGAAGAGATTGAGATCGTAATTCGGCCTGAAGATCTCGCTATTACAGCCCCGGATGATGGGAAGCTGAAGGTTAAAGTTGACTCCCAGCTATTCAGGGGAGTGCATTATGAGATCAGCTGCTATGACAGCGATGGCAATGAGTGGCTCGTCCATTCAACCAAAAAGGCGACCGTCGGGGACCAAATTGGCCTACATTTTGATCCTGAAGCGATCCACGTCATGAGGCATGGGGAAACCGAAGAGGAATTTGATAAGCGTCTGGAAGCTTATGAAGAGGGAAGCCATGAGAACTAA
- the queE gene encoding 7-carboxy-7-deazaguanine synthase QueE, protein MSKIPVLEIFGPTIQGEGMVIGQKTMFVRTAGCDYSCSWCDSSFTWDGSAKDSIRQMEPDEIWKELKELGGDGFSFVTISGGNPALLKNLGEFISLLKAERIKLCLETQGSRWQDWFYEIDELTLSPKPPSSGMNTDFEVLDLIVNKLQAGRREDQQFSLKIVVFDDADYEYAKDVHKRYPGVPFYLQVGNDDTVTADDRNLLQRLLDKYDWLIEKTIHDNELTDVKVLPQLHTYVWGNKRGV, encoded by the coding sequence TTGAGTAAGATTCCTGTATTGGAAATCTTCGGGCCGACCATTCAGGGGGAAGGAATGGTGATTGGCCAGAAAACGATGTTCGTCCGTACAGCAGGATGTGATTATTCCTGCAGCTGGTGTGATTCCTCTTTTACCTGGGATGGAAGTGCGAAGGACAGCATCCGCCAAATGGAACCGGATGAGATCTGGAAGGAGCTCAAAGAACTCGGCGGAGACGGATTTTCTTTCGTAACCATTTCGGGCGGCAATCCGGCTCTTCTGAAAAATTTGGGTGAATTTATTTCTCTGCTAAAAGCTGAACGAATTAAGCTCTGTCTGGAAACACAGGGAAGCCGCTGGCAGGATTGGTTTTATGAAATTGATGAACTCACCCTGTCCCCAAAGCCGCCGAGTTCAGGCATGAATACTGACTTTGAAGTGCTCGATCTGATCGTGAATAAACTGCAGGCCGGCAGAAGGGAAGATCAGCAGTTCTCTCTGAAGATCGTTGTTTTTGATGATGCGGATTATGAATATGCGAAAGACGTTCATAAGCGTTATCCCGGGGTTCCGTTTTATCTGCAGGTTGGGAATGATGATACGGTAACAGCAGATGACCGGAATTTACTCCAGAGACTCCTTGATAAATATGACTGGCTTATTGAAAAAACGATTCATGACAATGAGCTGACAGATGTGAAAGTACTTCCGCAGCTGCATACCTATGTATGGGGCAATAAGCGGGGAGTATAG
- the queD gene encoding 6-carboxytetrahydropterin synthase QueD: MYGFRIVDKLQKINEDIKPDQLKYHHKRVMVSKEFTFDSAHHLHCYEGKCKNLHGHTYKVIFGISGFVDDRGLMIDFGDIKEIWKNEIEIFLDHKYLNETLPPMNTTAENMVVWIYEKMQESLQNRIEQYDGARVEFVRLFETPTSYAEARREWMEVE; this comes from the coding sequence ATGTACGGATTTAGGATTGTTGATAAACTCCAAAAAATCAATGAAGACATTAAGCCGGATCAGCTGAAATACCACCATAAGCGTGTAATGGTCAGCAAGGAATTCACTTTTGATTCAGCCCATCATCTGCATTGCTATGAAGGCAAATGCAAAAACCTGCACGGCCACACCTACAAGGTGATTTTTGGCATAAGCGGATTTGTGGATGACAGAGGGTTAATGATTGATTTCGGTGACATAAAAGAAATCTGGAAAAATGAGATTGAGATATTTCTTGACCACAAGTATCTGAATGAAACTCTGCCCCCGATGAATACGACTGCTGAGAATATGGTTGTCTGGATTTATGAAAAAATGCAAGAAAGCCTGCAAAACAGAATAGAGCAATATGACGGTGCAAGAGTTGAATTTGTGCGCCTTTTTGAAACTCCAACAAGCTATGCTGAGGCAAGAAGGGAGTGGATGGAGGTTGAGTAA
- the queC gene encoding 7-cyano-7-deazaguanine synthase QueC, with protein MKNDKALVVFSGGQDSTTCLFWAKERFAEVEAVTFNYNQRHKLEIECAQQIAKDLGIRHHILDMSLLNQLAPNALTRDDIEVKDGEEGGLPSTFVPGRNLLFLSFAGVLASQINARHIITGVCETDFSGYPDCRDMFIKSLNVTLNLSMDGQFVIHTPLMWLNKAETWKLADDLDALEYVRNNTLTCYNGIPADGCGECPACNLRQKGLEEYLNEKGAL; from the coding sequence ATGAAAAATGATAAAGCGCTCGTTGTATTCAGCGGCGGCCAGGATAGTACTACCTGCTTATTCTGGGCAAAGGAACGTTTTGCCGAGGTGGAAGCAGTCACTTTTAATTATAATCAGCGGCACAAGCTTGAAATTGAATGTGCCCAGCAAATAGCAAAAGATCTGGGAATCAGGCATCATATCCTTGATATGTCCCTATTGAATCAGCTTGCGCCAAACGCACTGACACGTGATGATATCGAAGTAAAGGATGGAGAGGAAGGCGGGCTTCCATCTACATTTGTACCAGGGAGAAACCTGTTATTCCTGTCATTTGCCGGTGTGCTTGCGAGTCAAATTAATGCAAGGCATATTATTACAGGTGTGTGTGAGACAGATTTCAGCGGCTACCCTGATTGCCGGGATATGTTTATAAAATCACTGAATGTCACACTGAATCTGTCGATGGATGGGCAGTTTGTGATCCATACACCTTTAATGTGGCTCAATAAAGCTGAGACATGGAAACTGGCAGATGACTTGGATGCCCTTGAGTATGTGCGTAATAATACGCTGACATGCTACAACGGCATTCCGGCAGATGGCTGCGGTGAGTGTCCGGCCTGCAATTTAAGACAAAAGGGCCTTGAAGAATACCTCAATGAAAAGGGGGCGCTTTAA
- a CDS encoding CBS domain-containing protein, whose translation MGADREMNLSERFEAAFNRIHKALKQSAKQARTDRFYKLIEIQKNHSLIRLYEDDLHQFAKLRNAIVHEKIDLDYYIAEPHLETVEKIELIAGHFEKPKTAISIAATPVFYFYEDGKLSDVLAIINKFSHSQFPIYSREEEYSWLLTSADIVKWMAEHFTEETIQLKKVKIKELFNKKSKHQIAFAGTNTSIFDLEDMFEESRNKNEKLEGIIVTENGKPTEKPKGIITAWDLLEADSEN comes from the coding sequence GTGGGTGCAGATAGAGAAATGAACTTATCAGAAAGATTTGAGGCAGCCTTTAACCGAATTCACAAGGCCTTGAAACAATCTGCTAAACAAGCCAGAACAGACAGGTTTTATAAGCTGATTGAAATACAGAAAAACCATTCGCTGATTCGATTATATGAGGATGATTTACATCAGTTTGCCAAACTGAGAAATGCTATAGTCCATGAAAAAATTGATCTGGATTATTATATAGCAGAACCGCACCTGGAAACGGTGGAAAAAATTGAACTGATTGCCGGCCATTTTGAAAAGCCCAAAACCGCGATTTCGATTGCTGCCACACCGGTATTTTATTTTTATGAAGATGGCAAGCTTTCAGATGTACTGGCCATTATCAATAAATTCTCGCATTCCCAGTTTCCCATTTATTCGCGGGAAGAGGAATATTCCTGGCTGTTAACATCAGCGGATATTGTAAAATGGATGGCAGAGCATTTTACTGAAGAAACGATCCAGCTGAAAAAGGTGAAAATCAAAGAGCTTTTCAACAAGAAATCGAAGCATCAAATAGCCTTTGCCGGAACGAATACCTCTATTTTCGATTTGGAGGATATGTTTGAGGAGAGCAGAAATAAAAATGAAAAACTTGAAGGGATCATTGTAACCGAGAATGGAAAGCCGACTGAAAAACCCAAAGGCATCATTACAGCCTGGGACCTGCTGGAGGCAGATTCAGAAAATTAG
- the pxpB gene encoding 5-oxoprolinase subunit PxpB produces MEYTVHPLGDNAVLIELGNEISEDAHQKVQTLTAFLEKHPPDWMIEYIPAYTTVTVFYNPFEIYQLSDGELPFDFICSHLKPLMEELGENKAKEARIVEIPVCYGGEFGPDLDYVAEHNGLTPDEVIDIHSSGSYLVYMIGFAPGFPFIGGMSEQIAAPRRDTPRLKIPERTVGIAGMQTGIYPIETPGGWQLIGRTPVKLFRPMDESPTLLKAGDKIKFRPISLEEYHHWEEKDQ; encoded by the coding sequence ATGGAATACACTGTACATCCTTTAGGAGATAATGCCGTTCTTATTGAACTTGGGAACGAAATCAGTGAGGATGCACATCAAAAAGTGCAGACACTGACAGCCTTTCTCGAAAAACATCCTCCAGATTGGATGATTGAATACATACCCGCTTACACAACCGTCACTGTTTTTTATAATCCATTTGAGATCTATCAGCTTTCAGATGGAGAACTTCCATTTGACTTCATATGTTCTCACCTAAAACCGCTTATGGAAGAGCTGGGGGAAAATAAGGCAAAGGAAGCAAGAATAGTGGAAATTCCGGTTTGCTACGGAGGAGAATTTGGCCCTGATCTTGATTATGTTGCCGAACATAATGGCCTTACCCCTGATGAAGTAATAGACATTCACTCTTCAGGCAGCTATCTGGTCTATATGATCGGCTTTGCGCCAGGCTTCCCTTTTATCGGCGGTATGTCAGAACAAATTGCCGCACCAAGACGGGATACACCCCGGTTAAAAATTCCCGAGCGTACAGTTGGGATTGCCGGGATGCAGACCGGGATTTACCCCATCGAGACGCCAGGAGGCTGGCAGCTGATCGGGCGTACTCCTGTTAAGCTGTTTCGTCCAATGGATGAATCCCCTACTTTGTTAAAAGCTGGGGATAAAATTAAATTCAGGCCAATCAGTCTGGAAGAATACCATCATTGGGAGGAGAAGGATCAATGA
- a CDS encoding biotin-dependent carboxyltransferase family protein has translation MIKVLKPGLLSSIQDLGRTGYQKFGVIASGAMDPFSHRMANLLSGNEENDPALEITMMGPILTFEEDTLISICGGDLSPSINGQPIRTWRSVFVKKGSELKFGGCQKGCRAYLAVYGGFAVPEVMNSKSTYLRAGIGGFKGRALKAGDVLETGKPSLQSLKMNDFLSKQLLDKAFVENDWGIASKLIPETVGNPEIRITRGRQFDLFTHESRIQLFNHAFEVTAQSDRMGYRLKGPSLALSEHAEQISEAVNFGSIQVPPDGNPIVLLADRQTTGGYPKIGQVAAVDLPLLAQAKPGDALRFAEISNEQAQQLLIKREMKLKELKQGIFLKTRGGN, from the coding sequence ATGATTAAAGTGTTAAAGCCTGGACTCCTTTCAAGCATTCAGGATCTCGGGAGAACCGGCTATCAGAAGTTTGGCGTCATAGCCAGCGGGGCCATGGATCCTTTTTCACATCGGATGGCCAATCTGCTGTCCGGAAATGAGGAAAATGATCCTGCATTGGAAATAACGATGATGGGCCCAATCCTGACATTTGAAGAAGACACATTAATTTCAATCTGCGGCGGTGACCTTTCCCCTTCGATCAATGGCCAGCCTATTCGGACATGGCGGTCAGTTTTTGTGAAAAAAGGCAGTGAACTTAAATTCGGAGGATGCCAAAAAGGGTGCCGGGCCTATCTGGCTGTTTACGGCGGTTTTGCCGTTCCGGAAGTAATGAACAGTAAATCCACTTACCTGCGCGCTGGTATTGGCGGCTTTAAAGGCAGAGCATTAAAGGCTGGAGATGTGCTGGAAACCGGCAAACCTTCCCTTCAGTCGTTGAAAATGAATGACTTTTTATCAAAACAGCTCCTTGATAAAGCTTTTGTTGAAAACGACTGGGGCATTGCTTCAAAACTCATTCCGGAAACTGTGGGGAATCCGGAAATCAGAATCACCAGGGGCCGTCAATTTGATTTATTTACCCATGAAAGCAGGATTCAGCTTTTTAATCATGCATTTGAGGTGACAGCACAATCTGACAGGATGGGATACAGATTGAAGGGCCCTTCCCTTGCCCTGTCAGAGCATGCTGAACAAATATCTGAGGCCGTCAATTTTGGGTCCATTCAGGTTCCGCCTGATGGAAATCCGATTGTCCTGCTTGCTGACAGGCAGACAACCGGCGGATATCCGAAAATTGGACAGGTTGCGGCTGTCGATCTTCCCCTTCTGGCACAAGCTAAACCCGGAGACGCCTTACGGTTTGCAGAAATATCAAATGAACAGGCGCAGCAATTACTCATTAAGAGAGAAATGAAATTAAAGGAGTTAAAACAAGGCATATTTTTAAAAACCAGAGGAGGAAATTAA